Below is a genomic region from Deltaproteobacteria bacterium.
CAGACGGGCTCACTCTCGTTATCTTCCCGTCAAAGGCCCTGTCCCTGTATGCCTCGACGGTTATCCTCACCGCCTGGCCCGGCCTCACCATCGGGACGCTCGTCTCCGATACCGTGCCCCTGAATTTGAGGGTAGCTGTCGAGACTATCGTAAAGGTCTCGGCCTTGTCGTTTATGTACTCACCTTCGGATATGGCCCGTTTTGCGACCTCCCCGTCCATCTGCGACCTTATGGCCGTATCGGCAAGCCTCTTCTCCGCTAGCCTGAGCCTTGCGGAGGCCTCCTCCGAGGCGGCCTCTGCCTGATGGAACTGGGCGGCAGCCACCTCAAGACGCGTCTTCATATCGTCATACTGGGAGGCGGAAACCATTTCCCTCTTGAAGAGCTCATCGTACCTGCCGTGATTGGTCCTGGCCTCATCGAGCCTTGCCTGCTCGCGAAGAAGCGCCTTTAAACTCGTCTGGTGGGCCGCCCTGGCCTGGTCGAGGAGAAGGGCGGACTCGGTCCGGTCAAGGACGGCCAGTATATCGCCTTTTTTGACCCTGTCGCCAAGGTCCGCCTTTATCTCGACGACCTTACCCGGCGACTCGGCTGATACGACTGTCTCGTCCCACCCGGATAGGGTGCCGGTAGTCTCGACCTTTCTTTCGACTGTCCGGGCTTCTATGGTGCCGACGCTTATCTTTATGGCCGCGGCTTCCTTTTGCGGTCCGTTCCGGGCCTGCCCTTGCGGGGCCTCCTTGCCGGAGCAGCCCTGCAAGGAAAAGACCGCAACTGCCGCTGTAATGACAAAGAATCTTAAACGGAAACTCATAATGGAAATCCCCCGAAAAAATTTATGGGCAGGCCCGGAGCCTCCCCGGATTATCTCTGGCGCTCCTCGACAAGGGTGCCCGTCAGATACTGCAAGTCCATCTTCGCGAGCTCAAGGTCGTAGACGGCGTTTGCGAGGGCGCTCTGGGCGGTTACGAGCGTGTTCTCGGAGTCGATGACGTCGAGTGTAGTC
It encodes:
- a CDS encoding efflux RND transporter periplasmic adaptor subunit, with amino-acid sequence MSFRLRFFVITAAVAVFSLQGCSGKEAPQGQARNGPQKEAAAIKISVGTIEARTVERKVETTGTLSGWDETVVSAESPGKVVEIKADLGDRVKKGDILAVLDRTESALLLDQARAAHQTSLKALLREQARLDEARTNHGRYDELFKREMVSASQYDDMKTRLEVAAAQFHQAEAASEEASARLRLAEKRLADTAIRSQMDGEVAKRAISEGEYINDKAETFTIVSTATLKFRGTVSETSVPMVRPGQAVRITVEAYRDRAFDGKITRVSPSVDSKTRTLEVEASVPNTGGELKPGFFAKGVIATNRESGVAFAPEVAVYSFIGINKVFLVEEDGTVRERAVTIGAKDGGMVEIIGQDIAPGRKVATSNLAGLFDGAKVKVED